In Helianthus annuus cultivar XRQ/B chromosome 3, HanXRQr2.0-SUNRISE, whole genome shotgun sequence, a single window of DNA contains:
- the LOC110932383 gene encoding uncharacterized protein LOC110932383, translated as MESKLHPALTVSNIKTHVPIILEKDSTHYTTWKTLFKVHCQIYEVLDHLSPKQPATKPAAESSDATAVAKAEAVARAVDTLWTQLDAVVLQWIYATISAPLLHIILQTGQTAHDAWIAVESEFTDNKNTRAIFLGQEFANLSLENFSNMADYCQHAKHLTEQLKSVGSPVDDRMLVIKILTGLTE; from the coding sequence ATGGAGTCCAAACTTCACCCTGCCCTTACCGTTTCTAACATCAAAACACACGTTCCCATTATCCTGGAAAAAGACTCAACACATTATACCACTTGGAAAACCCTCTTCAAGGTGCATTGTCAAATCTACGAAGTGCTCGACCATTTATCTCCCAAACAACCTGCTACTAAACCCGCCGCTGAATCTTCTGATGCAACGGCTGTCGCCAAAGCCGAGGCTGTCGCTCGTGCGGTTGACACTCTATGGACCCAACTTGACGCTGTGGTTCTCCAGTGGATATACGCCACCATCTCTGCGCCTCTTCTACACATCATCTTGCAAACAGGTCAGACAGCTCATGATGCTTGGATTGCCGTTGAGAGTGAATTTACTGACAACAAAAATACTCGAGCCATCTTCCTCGGCCAAGAGTTTGCCAATCTATCTCTCGAGAACTTCTCCAACATGGCCGATTATTGTCAACATGCGAAGCACCTTACCGAACAACTTAAGAGTGTCGGTTCTCCGGTTGATGACCGGATGTTGGTCATCAAGATTCTCACTGGTCTTACTGAATAG
- the LOC110932384 gene encoding probable receptor-like protein kinase At1g49730, translating to MGSLSKNIWIGGAILIVIILTIMLRKWAVCSQAQATSLARAQGDHDQKEIGLSSFSTTKSIIRTYALEEIKVATRDFRIRIGVGATSYVYLAELGDGRFGAVKRVMEERGGCQKMFLDEVSILLRISHPNLVALLGFCLDKGEQLLLLEYIPNKSLYDRLHSHKATSSGCLSWSNRISIALDIAHALDYLHSVADPPVIHRDVKSSNILLVNNNHAKLADFGLCKLGHDAYGAQTPTIIRGSLGYVDTNYLNTGLVSPKSDVYSFGVLLLELITGMKSLHGSITLAEWTNECRKHQDVDVMMGMLDPKLNGQVNGEQLRVLVHVANMALLENSMARPSMAEIAHWISSCMERLPESHLPT from the exons ATGGGATCTTTATCAAAAAACATATGGATTGGAGGAGCCATATTAATTGTTATCATTCTCACCATTATGTTAAGGAAATGGGCTGTTTGCTCACAAGCACAAGCAACATCTTTGGCTAGAGCACAAGGTGACCATGATCAGAAAGAGATTGGGCTATCTTCATTTTCTACTACTAAGAGTATTATTAGGACTTATGCACTTGAGGAAATCAAGGTGGCAACTAGGGATTTCCGAATTCGGATAGGTGTTGGAGCGACGTCGTATGTTTATCTCGCTGAGCTTGGTGACGGGCGGTTTGGTGCAGTGAAGAGGGTGATGGAGGAGAGGGGTGGTTGCCAAAAGATGTTTCTTGATGAAGTCTCTATATTGCTTAGGATTTCTCACCCTAACTTGGTTGCCTTGTTGGGTTTTTGCTTGGACAAAG GTGAGCAGCTTCTTCTACTAGAATATATACCAAACAAGAGCCTCTATGATAGACTACACTCCCATAAAGCTACGTCTTCCGGATGTCTCTCATGGTCGAATCGCATAAGCATTGCCTTAGACATTGCTCACGCCCTCGACTACCTCCACTCAGTCGCTGACCCTCCAGTCATCCATAGGGACGTCAAATCATCCAACATCCTCCTCGTTAACAACAATCATGCTAAACTTGCTGACTTTGGCCTATGCAAATTAGGGCATGATGCTTATGGTGCGCAAACACCGACAATTATACGTGGCTCCTTAGGCTATGTTGATACCAATTACCTCAACACGGGTCTAGTATCACCTAAGAGTGATGTATATAGCTTTGGTGTTTTGTTACTCGAGCTTATAACTGGCATGAAATCATTGCATGGTTCGATAACCCTAGCTGAGTGGACGAATGAATGTAGAAAACATCAAGATGTGGATGTTATGATGGGTATGTTGGATCCTAAGCTAAATGGTCAAGTAAATGGGGAACAACTTAGAGTTCTAGTCCATGTGGCCAACATGGCATTGCTAGAAAACTCGATGGCAAGACCAAGTATGGCTGAAATTGCGCATTGGATATCAAGTTGTATGGAGCGATTACCTGAATCCCATTTACCCACATAA